In Variovorax paradoxus, a single genomic region encodes these proteins:
- a CDS encoding DMT family transporter has protein sequence MLAMLAFAANSLLCRLALQHKGIDAASFGSIRLVAGALMLGLIVRLRARPLASPARADWLAAVMLFGYVAFFSFAYLSLSAGTGALILFGAVQLTMFGVGLRSGGERFGLLAWLGFVLAVGGLVYLVSPGIAAPPLLGAVSMAVAGVAWGVYSLRGRGVADPLAATARNFVRAVPLALGLSLIFAASARVDATGLVLAVVSGALTSGLGYAVWYAALGGLTAMRAATVQLSVPLLAAFGGVLFLSESITPRLAAASVAILGGIALVLSQKSRSSRP, from the coding sequence AGCACAAGGGCATCGACGCGGCGAGCTTCGGCAGCATCAGGCTCGTGGCGGGCGCGCTCATGCTGGGGCTCATCGTGCGGCTCAGGGCGCGGCCGCTGGCGTCACCCGCTCGTGCCGACTGGCTGGCCGCCGTCATGCTGTTCGGCTATGTCGCGTTCTTCTCCTTCGCCTACCTCAGCCTGTCGGCGGGCACTGGCGCGCTGATCCTGTTCGGCGCGGTCCAGCTGACGATGTTCGGCGTCGGCTTGCGGTCCGGTGGCGAGCGCTTCGGGTTGCTCGCATGGCTCGGTTTCGTCCTGGCCGTGGGCGGCCTCGTCTATCTCGTGTCCCCGGGGATCGCCGCGCCGCCGCTCCTGGGCGCGGTATCGATGGCCGTCGCCGGCGTGGCCTGGGGCGTCTATTCCTTGCGTGGGCGCGGCGTGGCCGACCCGTTGGCCGCCACGGCGCGCAATTTCGTGCGTGCCGTGCCGCTTGCATTGGGGCTGAGCCTGATATTTGCCGCCAGCGCCCGCGTGGACGCGACCGGCCTCGTGCTTGCCGTGGTGTCCGGCGCGCTGACCTCGGGTCTTGGCTATGCGGTCTGGTACGCGGCTCTGGGCGGCCTGACCGCGATGCGCGCGGCCACCGTGCAGTTGTCGGTTCCGCTCCTGGCCGCGTTCGGCGGCGTGCTGTTCCTGTCGGAGTCGATCACGCCCCGGCTGGCCGCGGCTTCCGTGGCGATCCTGGGAGGCATCGCGCTCGTGCTGAGCCAGAAGTCGCGAAGCAGCCGGCCTTAG